A window from Streptomyces sp. NBC_00299 encodes these proteins:
- a CDS encoding MBL fold metallo-hydrolase has product MAGFRFPSSGLRALRPEAFGVDPSGERMARIRRSPHFRDGVFQNPGGAARTRPSGSMVEFAKVFFDRDTRPHRVPKGTVPVHATTYADLAKPPVDGLRLTWMGHSSVLAEIDGHRVLFDPVWGERCSPFPFAGPKRLHPVPLPLAQLGPVDVVVISHDHYDHLDLPTIKALVGTDTLFAVPLGVGAHLEHWGVSADRVRELDWHETTKVGGLSLTATPARHFCGRGLRNTQHTLWASWVVASDEHRIYHSGDTGYFDGFTDIGAEHGPFDATMIQIGAYSDFWPDIHMTPDEGVRAHLDLQGGDPTVGVMLPIHWGTFNLAPHAWAEPGEWTMRATHKAGVTMAAPRCGEPFEPASMPPLTPWWREVAETPSEGWPTWPPVASGPDGAAVASGSDGAAVASGSDGAAVASGSDGAAVV; this is encoded by the coding sequence GTGGCCGGTTTCCGTTTCCCGAGCTCCGGGCTGCGTGCCCTGCGGCCCGAGGCCTTCGGGGTGGACCCGAGCGGTGAGCGCATGGCGCGCATCCGCAGATCACCGCACTTCCGGGACGGGGTCTTCCAGAACCCCGGGGGCGCCGCCCGGACCAGACCGTCCGGTTCGATGGTGGAGTTCGCCAAGGTCTTCTTCGACCGGGACACCCGGCCCCACCGCGTCCCCAAGGGTACGGTGCCGGTGCACGCCACCACCTATGCCGACCTGGCCAAACCGCCCGTCGACGGGCTGCGCCTGACCTGGATGGGGCACTCCAGCGTCCTCGCGGAGATCGACGGCCACCGGGTGCTCTTCGACCCCGTGTGGGGCGAGCGCTGCTCCCCCTTCCCCTTCGCCGGGCCCAAGCGGCTGCACCCCGTGCCACTGCCGCTCGCCCAGCTCGGCCCTGTCGACGTCGTCGTCATCTCCCACGACCACTACGACCACCTCGACCTGCCCACGATCAAGGCACTGGTCGGCACGGACACGCTCTTCGCCGTACCGCTCGGCGTCGGCGCCCACCTCGAACACTGGGGCGTCTCGGCCGACCGGGTGCGTGAGCTTGACTGGCACGAGACGACCAAGGTCGGCGGACTCAGCCTGACGGCCACCCCCGCACGCCACTTCTGCGGCCGGGGGCTGCGCAACACGCAGCACACGCTCTGGGCGTCCTGGGTCGTCGCCTCGGACGAGCACCGGATCTACCACAGCGGGGACACCGGCTACTTCGACGGCTTCACGGACATCGGCGCCGAGCACGGCCCGTTCGACGCGACGATGATCCAGATCGGCGCCTACTCGGACTTCTGGCCCGACATCCACATGACGCCGGACGAGGGCGTCCGCGCCCACCTCGACCTTCAGGGCGGGGACCCGACCGTGGGCGTCATGCTGCCGATCCACTGGGGCACCTTCAACCTGGCGCCGCACGCATGGGCGGAGCCGGGGGAGTGGACGATGCGGGCCACGCACAAGGCCGGGGTCACGATGGCGGCGCCGCGCTGTGGCGAGCCGTTCGAACCGGCCTCGATGCCGCCCCTGACTCCGTGGTGGCGCGAGGTGGCCGAGACGCCCTCCGAGGGATGGCCGACGTGGCCGCCGGTCGCGTCAGGGCCGGACGGGGCGGCGGTCGCGTCGGGGTCGGACGGGGCGGCGGTCGCGTCGGGGTCGGACGGGGCGGCGGTCGCGTCAGGGTCGGACGGGGCGGCGGTCGTCTAG